The DNA region ACACCCGCGACGAGCCGCCGGTCAGCACCACGATGCCGTCGGCGTTGCGCGGCGGATCGGTCTCGACGCCGCGCAATTGCGACAGGAAGCTGACGAAGCCCACCGCCGCGGCGACGAAGGCCACCGCCAGCGTCGTGACGATGAGTGCGCGCAGCCAGCCGCGCGGACGCGCGGCACGGCCGTTCGGCAACGTCTCGTCGGACTGCGAGCTCATGTGATGCAGATATCCTTCCCCCGCCGGGATTTTAGAGCATGATCCGCAAAAGTGGAAACCGGTTTTGCCGCAACGGGCGGCAACATAAAGCGTGCAGGATCACCGTCCGGCAACCCTTCGAAACCGCGACACCGCCCACAGTCTCAATCGATGTCATCGAGCGTCGCAAACAGCGTGCGCCGCGACGCCCATGCCGTGATCGCAGCGATCACCACTGCCTGTAGCGCCAGCACCAGATAGCCCGACGGACGCAGCGAGAAGGTGCCGAGCAGCGCCGCGAACTGGTCGCCTACCGGCGTGCCGGAGAACCAGTTGGCGATCGACTCCGAGAAGCCGAACGCCAGCATCGCCGCACCGCCGCCGATCAGCCCGCCTTCGAGGCCGAGCCTGAGGAAATGCCGCAGGAAGCGGTTGGCGATGTAGGTGTCGCCGGCGCCGACGAAATGCAGCACCTCGACGATCGGCCGGTTCGCCGCCATCGCGCCGCGGGTGGCAAACGAGACCGAGATGATGGTGGCGATGATGACGAGCCCGAGGATGCCGAGGCCGGCAAACACCGTGGCCCCGCTCATCGAGCGCATCCGTTCGATCCAGGCGCGGTGATCGTCGACGCTCGCGGTCGGCGCCGCCTGCGTCACCCGCGCGCGCAAGCCTGCGAGATCGAGCGTGGTGCCGGGCTGCAGCCGCGCCACGATGACGCGGGGCACCGGCAGCTCGTCGATCGAGAGCCCACTGCCGAGCCATGGCTCCAGCAGTTTCGCGGACTCCTCCTTGCTGAACGGACGCACCTCGACGATGCCGGACTGCGCCCGCATCGCGTCCGCCGCGGCCTGCGAATCGCGGTCGAGATCGCGGCCGGGCGCGGGCCGCACCTGGATCGTGATCTCGCTCGAGACCTCCGATTGCCATTCCGCGGCCGACGCGCTGACCAAAAGCACGGTGCCGGTGGTCAGCGACGCCAGGAAGGTCATGATCGCGACGACGGCGACCAGCGCGCGGCCGGAGATCGAGGCGCGCGGCACGATCGGCGACATGTTGCGCGCCATCGCCGGGAGCTGCGGACGCTCGCGCCCGAGATCGACCAATGAGACCTGCTCGTCGCCGCTCCTACTCATAGATGTGCAGCCGTCCCTGATGCAGCACCAGCCGCCGCGCCTCGTATTGATCCATCAGCGTGATGTCGTGGGTCGCTATGATGACCGCGGTGCCCGATTTGTTGAGCTCGATGAACAGCCGCAGCAGGCGGCGCCCGAGCGTCGGGTCGACGCTGCCGGTCGGCTCGTCCGCCAGCAGCAGCTGCGGCCGCGAGATCACCGCGCGGGCGATCGCCGCGCGCTGCTTCTCACCGCCCGACAGGATCGGCGGCAGCGCATCCATCCGTTCGCCGAGCCCGACCCATTTCAGCAGGTCGATCACCTCGCGGCGATAGCTCGATTCCTCGCGCCCCATCACCCGGAACGGCAGCGCGACATTTTCATAGGTCGTCATGTGGTCGAGCAGGCGGAAATCCTGCAGCACGATGCCGATGCGTTTGCGCAAATCGGCGACCTGGTCCTTGGAGAGCAGCGAGACGTCGTGGCCGAACAGATTGACCAGCCCGCGGGTCGGCCGCAGCGACAGGAACAACAGCCGCAGCAACGAGGTCTTGCCGGCGCCCGACGGGCCGGTCAGGAACTGGAACGAGTGCGCCGGCACCGTGAAGGAGAGGTCGCGCAAAATCTCCGGGCCAAGCCCGTAACGCAGACCGACATGTTCGAACCGAACCAAGCGCTAGCTCCGTTCGAGAGGGCCGACAGCCCAATACCCCGCACAATGGCCGCCGCGACCGGCCGACCGGCCGCGAAAGGCACAAAGGGGTTGTGCGTCGGTTATGGTTTCCGATTCGTTAACGGTCGCTAAGTAGCATCGAGGCAGAGTCACGGTCGAGATTCGGCTCCATGCAGATCGTTTGCCCACATTGTACAACATCCTACGCCGTTAAGCCGTCCACCCTGGGCGAGACCGGACGCACCGTCCGCTGTTCCCGCTGCAAGGAGGTCTGGCTGGCCCGGCCCGAGGACGCGCTGGAGGAGACGGTTTCGGCCATGGCGGCGGCCGGCCCATCCGCCGGCTCCGACCTCGCCACCGAATGGGAGGCGATGGGCCAGGCGGAGGCTGACGAAACCCCGGTGGTCGACAGCCCCTCGATCTCGGCCGACTGGCCGGCCGAGGACGCCGCCGGGTGGCCGCAGGTCGCCAAGGAGGATGCCGAGGCCCATGCCGGTGTCGAGGGCGCGACCGGAACCCGGCGCCGTCTCGGGCTGCCCCGGCTTCGGAGCCTGTTCCGCCTGCCGTCGCTGCCCCGGATCCGCTTCCTGCCCCAAATCGGCGCGCTGCCGACCACCTGCGCGGCGATGGCCGCGCTGATCATCGCGCTGGTGGTCTGGCGCAGCGACGTGGTGCGCCTGCTGCCGCAGACGGCGCTGTTCTACAGAATGGTCGGACTCGACGTGAATCTGCGCGGGCTCGCCTTCAAGGACCTCAAGATCACCAACGAGACCGTCGACGGCAAACCGGTGCTGGTGATCGAGGGCATGATCGTGGGGCAGACCCGCAAGCCGGTCGAGCTGCCGCGGCTGCGCTTTGCGGTGCGCGACACGCAGGGCGCCGAAATCTACGCCTGGAACGCGGTGTTGGAGCAGTCGGTGCTGAACCCCGGCGAACGCGCCTATTTCAAGTCGCGCCTCGCCTCGCCGCCGCCCGAAGGCCGCAATATCGACGTACGTTTCTTCAACAAGCACGATCTCGGCGGCGGCCGCGCCTGAGCCTGCGAGCGCCTATGCAAACCAATCGACCCTCATGCCCCGCGTCCTGATTGCCGACGACGAAGACTCGATGCGCTCGCTGGTGGCGCGCGCGATCGCAATGGACGGCCACGAGATCGTCACCGCGCAGGACGGCGCCGAGGCGCTGGAGATCCTGACCCGCGAAGCGGGCGCGTTCGACCTGTTGCTGACCGACATCCAGATGCCCGTGATGGACGGCATCGCGCTGGCGCTGACTGCGGCGCGCGATTTCCCGCAACTGAAGATCCTGCTGATGACCGGCTTCGCCGCCCAGCGCGAACGCGCCTCGGGCCTGGAAGCGATCGTGCACGACGTGGTGACAAAGCCATTCGCGGTGGCGGATATCCGCACCGCGGTGGCGGATGCGCTGGCGGCGCGGAAGTCACCGTGAGGTGAGCACCCTACCCGGGCTCCCTCCCCCCTTGCGCTAGGGGATTCCCGGATTTTGTGACTGTGTAGCAAGGGCATAGCCGTCGAGTGTTGCGGCAAGGCGGTTCCAGCCGTCGCGCATGGTCTTTGGTCCTGGAGGCTTGTAGTAGCAATTCCATCCGCCGAGACGGGCCGCGATCCATGAGACGAAGGCAAGCGAGCCGATAGGATGCGGGTTTTTCTGCCGTAGCGTTTTGCCCTCGAGCTTTTTTGACAGGTGCTCGAGCGCGACGGCGAAGCTTTCGTCAATGACATCGGTTGCCGGGCGGAGGCTGCCGTCTCTGGCATCGACAAGCTGGATCGTCCGAATCGCGCCAGCGAGCGCGATGGCGGTCAGATTAAACATCCGCTCGGCGTCGACGACTTGGCTGTCGTCGAGGGCCAAGCCGTCGCTCTTGAGGGCGCGGAAGACTTGTTCGATGCGCCAGCGCAAGCGATAGAGGCGGACGACGTGTTCAGCCTCGGTCGCACAAGTGACGGTGCGGGTCGTGAGTAGGCGCCACAACAACGGCGTCTTGCCTGACGGCGCATCGACCTCTCGTGCTTCCACCAAGGTGAGTTCGACGCTGCCGGCCGCCTCGGATTGCCCC from Bradyrhizobium genosp. L includes:
- a CDS encoding cell division protein FtsX; amino-acid sequence: MSRSGDEQVSLVDLGRERPQLPAMARNMSPIVPRASISGRALVAVVAIMTFLASLTTGTVLLVSASAAEWQSEVSSEITIQVRPAPGRDLDRDSQAAADAMRAQSGIVEVRPFSKEESAKLLEPWLGSGLSIDELPVPRVIVARLQPGTTLDLAGLRARVTQAAPTASVDDHRAWIERMRSMSGATVFAGLGILGLVIIATIISVSFATRGAMAANRPIVEVLHFVGAGDTYIANRFLRHFLRLGLEGGLIGGGAAMLAFGFSESIANWFSGTPVGDQFAALLGTFSLRPSGYLVLALQAVVIAAITAWASRRTLFATLDDID
- the ftsE gene encoding cell division ATP-binding protein FtsE; translated protein: MVRFEHVGLRYGLGPEILRDLSFTVPAHSFQFLTGPSGAGKTSLLRLLFLSLRPTRGLVNLFGHDVSLLSKDQVADLRKRIGIVLQDFRLLDHMTTYENVALPFRVMGREESSYRREVIDLLKWVGLGERMDALPPILSGGEKQRAAIARAVISRPQLLLADEPTGSVDPTLGRRLLRLFIELNKSGTAVIIATHDITLMDQYEARRLVLHQGRLHIYE
- a CDS encoding MJ0042-type zinc finger domain-containing protein translates to MQIVCPHCTTSYAVKPSTLGETGRTVRCSRCKEVWLARPEDALEETVSAMAAAGPSAGSDLATEWEAMGQAEADETPVVDSPSISADWPAEDAAGWPQVAKEDAEAHAGVEGATGTRRRLGLPRLRSLFRLPSLPRIRFLPQIGALPTTCAAMAALIIALVVWRSDVVRLLPQTALFYRMVGLDVNLRGLAFKDLKITNETVDGKPVLVIEGMIVGQTRKPVELPRLRFAVRDTQGAEIYAWNAVLEQSVLNPGERAYFKSRLASPPPEGRNIDVRFFNKHDLGGGRA
- a CDS encoding response regulator, encoding MPRVLIADDEDSMRSLVARAIAMDGHEIVTAQDGAEALEILTREAGAFDLLLTDIQMPVMDGIALALTAARDFPQLKILLMTGFAAQRERASGLEAIVHDVVTKPFAVADIRTAVADALAARKSP